A window of Glycine soja cultivar W05 chromosome 2, ASM419377v2, whole genome shotgun sequence genomic DNA:
TAAAATCACAACGTACAATTTTGAATCGATGTATGGAATGTTGGAAAGCAAGGCATACTCATTGACAGAAAAGAAAGGCAACCCAAAATCACTTTTTATAATTCTGCGTAGATTTTAaacaattgttttattttcttcttcttttcaataAAACATGGCACCACAAAACCAATTTTAAAGCATATATCTTTCATACATGTTCTTATAAACCACTAATCTAACTTTATGAGCACATATGTCCACTTGAATTATTTCttcttataataatattaacacaATGTTCTAGACACTGCTTTGGAAGTTCAACTTTCTCTCTATCTAGCTGTGAATCTTTAGTTTCCTAAACAAACACCACGCCCTCACGATTGATAATTTGTGCCTGTCTTCTCTCTCACTCActcttctctttcctttttggaaaggaaattaaaatgggtGCACTTAACTACATCATCTCCAACTTTTGCACGGTTCCCagcaaaaagatcaaaacaatgCAGGTAGACACTCCCCTAACCTAATTACCACATGCCACAACACCATTTTCCTTTATGCTCTCTTCTTTCCCCACACTTTATTTTAACGCTATGTTTTCCATCCTTATTAATTAGCTTCATTCATTCCTCACATGTTGGTCTTCGTTTTAGACAGTTGAGATCAAAGTCAAAATGGACTGTGATGGCTGTGAACGAAAAGTTAGAAATGCAGTGGCGACAATCAAAGGTTCTAAATTTTAATCCAAGTTTTATTACTAGATACCTATATGTCTATATATATTAGatacttaatatatataaaattatctatAAGTCTTTATTCGgtattaattttaagtttttggaTAGTTAATTTATATCATGATATATATCATAATCAGTATGATCAAGGGGTTCGGATTTAATTCTTATCATCTTGTTGAATTTCAGTACAAGGCCCGTGCACATGTACAatatgcatgcttaatgcttcCGTAAAGAACTTTTTAGCTAGTACTTTATAGCTTGAGCTTTTTGAGATATATGTGATTTGTAACAGgcaaaaattgaaaaggaaaagaaattgaCTACTATATACATCAAAACCACACATTAAATGTACATTATACAATATTAAACAAAactttatttgaaagttaaTGATTTACATGCGTGCATGTATGTGTTGCAGGAGTAAAATCTGTGGAGATAAACCGAAAGCAAAGCAGGGTGACAGTGAATGGTTGTGTTGATCCAAACAAGGTATTGAATAGGgtaaagagaactgggaagaaaaGAGCTGAATTTTGGCCTTATGTTGCACAGCATGTGGTCACATATCCTCATGCCTCCGGCATCTATGACAAAAGGGCACCCGGTGGCTATGTTCGAAATGTCCAAACATTTACACCATCTGCTGATACAGAAGAGAAATTTATGTCCCTTTTCAGTGAAGACAACGTAAATGCATGCTCCATCATGTAATACACTGTAATGTAAGCAACATCGGAGAACcagaaattattacatgatcTTGATGTCACGAGATCTCGGTCAATCTATACGTGACATTATGacacataaaaaaatgtgagagaTAAAAATTGATCATCATGAGCTTGTTTGGATATATATGGTTTGTATTGCTGTTGAGAGTTTTTGTACTAAAACAATTATATgtttttagtagaaaaattCTCAAAAACATTTATGATTTGTATTCAAATAGGGCTTATATATAATCCTACATCATGTAATGGTATTTCTTATCTTACGAGAATCTTTGTTCTTGCAGATATATCTACCAGCTTTTTTCTTTACACTTAATTGGTGGTTCGAAGTGTGATGGAGAAGAGTCAATGAATGTACTCActctttttttctactttttgtTAATGTGCTTCGGGACAAAAACTCTGAATTGCCATGCTAGCGTCAATTATTGAAACTTCGTGGAAACTGAAAAACGCTGGAGTGCAATCAAACTTTAGAAGgtataatgtattaaaatagcagaaatcattttttaaaggtGTTGAGAGGAATTTGATTCTTGCTGCCTACCACAGACAAATCGAATAACGCAAAGGACCACTGTTACTCCTAACTCATTCGTTAAGTCAATGTGTAATACTTCACTTATACcataattaagtattttttattttaactttattgcCTGTGGAAGACATGATTGATAACATGTCAGGGTAAAGGGATTTATAAGGGACTTGTATTAGCAACGATTGTTTCAATTGGTGAATATTGTGTCTTCTTGCTTTTGGAATAAGacaatatataacttttatgcgaacaaaaaaaaaagacagatttttatttcacttttgtGGGAAATTTTGCACATTTGCATGCTATATGTATTAACCTCTAGATAAAACTAATTTACCTATAACtactattttgatatatttcatATATGCTATATATTCATCTCTACTTCTCAtgacttaatttataaaaataaaaaagatacgaATATTGTTCCAAATTTCTgtacaaaaaatattactctTACCTTAAATAGGTTTTTTActcctaaaaaaataacattttcagcaaatttacccaaacaaaaattaattttgattatgatcgattaaaacaataatcaattatatgtataatcgattataattaaaataatttaatttgcaaCTATCTCAAACACACACTTAATGCAAATAGAGAATTGAACAAAGAAACCACACATACATATCAGATTCGCGTCAAAGTTATTATATATCGAATTGTGTCaagaaaaattctaattaattaattttacaaatatttttttgtgaaatgacaaataaaaaaagtcattatGATCGATTCCTCGGttattttacttgttttttaagtcttatttttttctcttaaatcaTTATTGATCATTACACGTTCATAAGGTTTGTACACAAAAAGTCATTGTTGTTCTAGACTTCTAGTAATACAAAACTTGTGGTGATAAAGTTGATTTTATCATCTTGTGATACTTTGCAAAAATGTTTGCAAGTGGACTTATTCTACATTTTGGAATCACTTATTTTATCCGTTGAATCCGAGAAGgctccttctctctctttcactttcttttttcccCAGCTACCTACGTGCGCCTTATTCTCCTTTCTCTccaaaatgtctttttttttttttttttttttcaggacgTGATTAACTTTTCCCCCATTTAAAATATGTTCACTTTACCTTTTTCAACATATAATgcatgttaaattttaaaagatcgAGTATTCAATATTCCGGCGTTATAGACTAGAGAGGGTTGCAAAAGACCTTAATTGATGATTAAAAATGGGCCGCAAGAGagaattttcatttatatatatatatatatatatatatatatatatatatatatatatatatatatatatatatatatatatatatatatatatatatat
This region includes:
- the LOC114385085 gene encoding heavy metal-associated isoprenylated plant protein 21-like isoform X2, whose product is MDCDGCERKVRNAVATIKGVKSVEINRKQSRVTVNGCVDPNKVLNRVKRTGKKRAEFWPYVAQHVVTYPHASGIYDKRAPGGYVRNVQTFTPSADTEEKFMSLFSEDNVNACSIM
- the LOC114385085 gene encoding heavy metal-associated isoprenylated plant protein 21-like isoform X1 — its product is MGALNYIISNFCTVPSKKIKTMQTVEIKVKMDCDGCERKVRNAVATIKGVKSVEINRKQSRVTVNGCVDPNKVLNRVKRTGKKRAEFWPYVAQHVVTYPHASGIYDKRAPGGYVRNVQTFTPSADTEEKFMSLFSEDNVNACSIM